The Clostridiales bacterium FE2011 sequence ATACATCCGCATCAGGTCGCCGGCAAAAAGGGCGGCTTCTTCTCCACCTACGCCGGCACGTATTTCCATGATCACATTCCGGTCATCCAAAGGATCCGGAGGAACAAGCAGAAGCTTGAGATCAGCAATAAGTTTTTCACGCTGCATATCCAGGTCAGCGAGCTCCTTTTCCGCCTCAGAAACAAAAAGCGGATCGGAAAGAAGTTCCCGGTTGTCCTGAATCTGCTGTTCCACACGACGGAAAGCTTCGTATTTGTCCACAACGGGTTCCAGGGAAGAGCGTTCCTTCAGACAGGCCTGATAGCGCGGGAAATCCTGTATGACTTCCGGCTGGGCAATCGCTTCGGACAGCTCACGATAGCGGTCTGAAAGGCTCTCCAGTTTCGTAAACATGAATCCTCCGTCAGGGTTTTCTTGCAAGAATCATCCTGCGGATTCCGGACAGATCCTCCCGGATTTCCACAGAGACAAAAGAATGATCAAGAAGCAGTTTTTCGACTTCAGCATCTTCGCCTTCACCGAGTTCCATCATCAGGGCTCCGCCGGATACCAGGGACCTGTATGCGTCCGGAATGATCCTGCGGTATACCGAAAGACCGTCCGGACCGCCGTCCAGTGCCAGACGAGGCTCCTGAAGGACTTCTTCCTGCAGGGTATTGCAGACTTCAGAAGGAATATAGGGCGGATTGCTGATAATCAGGTCAAAACCGGAAGCGGAAAAGCCATCCAGAAGATCATTCCGGCAGAATGCCACGTCCACACCGAGCTGTTCAGCATTCTCAGCGGCAAGAGCAAGGGCTTCCGGGGAAAGATCCGAGCAGGTGACAAAAGCATCCGGTTTTTCAGCCTTAAGGGTAATGCCGATACATCCGCTGCCGCAGCACAGATCCAGGACACGGGAAAGCGGATGATCCCGGAGAATTTCCAGCGCCCAGTCACACAGCAGTTCAGTTTCCGGACGGGGAATCAACACTCGGGAATCCACGCGGAAAAGACGGCCGTAAAAAGGCGCTTCCCCAAGAATATACTGAAGGGGAATCCGGGAGATTCGCTGCTCAACCAGAAGCTGATAGGCTTCAGATACCCTGTAATCGAGGACAGTATCTTCATCCAGGCGCAGGGAAAGCGGTGAAAAACCCGTAAGGTGAGAGAGCAGCAAAGCGGC is a genomic window containing:
- the prmC gene encoding peptide chain release factor N(5)-glutamine methyltransferase, yielding MTCRDLIRRTAEQFSAAGVPDPVNDAALLLSHLTGFSPLSLRLDEDTVLDYRVSEAYQLLVEQRISRIPLQYILGEAPFYGRLFRVDSRVLIPRPETELLCDWALEILRDHPLSRVLDLCCGSGCIGITLKAEKPDAFVTCSDLSPEALALAAENAEQLGVDVAFCRNDLLDGFSASGFDLIISNPPYIPSEVCNTLQEEVLQEPRLALDGGPDGLSVYRRIIPDAYRSLVSGGALMMELGEGEDAEVEKLLLDHSFVSVEIREDLSGIRRMILARKP